A segment of the Streptomyces sp. NBC_01235 genome:
GCCGACCACCATCAGCTGCGCCCGCCAGGCCACCGACAGCAGCACCTGGCCCGCGCTGCCCATCTCCACATGCTCGACCACGTGCACGTCCGGGAACCGCTCCCGCCACGGCTTCACGGCCTCGGCCAGCGCGTTCTTCTCGTACGGCTCCAGGCCGCCGGCGTCGTCGAGGAGCTTGAGCGAGCCGGGGCTGTAGGCGAACACCGGCGGCAGAGTCCAGGCCCGCACGGCACGCACGCTCGCCCCTCGGGCCGCCGCCGTCTCGAACGCGAAGCGCAGGGCGGGGGCACTGTCCTCGGGCTCGCCGTGCTGGCCGACGACGATCTCGTGACCGGCCACCTCGGACTGCGGCTTGTCGTCGGCCCGGACCAGCACGACCGGGCACGCTGCCTCGGCGATCACCTGCTGGCCGACCGAGCCCAGCAGGAACCCGACGACCGCTCCGTGCCCGCGCGAGCCGAGCACCAGCAGCTCCGCCTCCGCCGCGGCGGCGACCAGCGTCCCGACCGGGCCGCCCTCCCGGACCTCGGTGGTGACGGTCAGTCCCGGGTGGCGCTCGGCGACCGTGGCGACGCCCTGCTCGGCCGCGTCCCGCACCCATCGCTCCTGCGCGTCCCGGTCCGCCACATCGGGGGCCGCGTTCGGCTGGAACCGCCAGGCGTGCACCACCCGCAGCTCCAGGTCGCGCCGGACGGCCTCCCGGGCCGCCCAGGCGAGCGCCGCGAGGCTCTCGTCCGTCCCGTCGACCCCTGCCGTGATCGGGCCCGTCATCCCGCCGCTCCCTCTGTCGTGAATCGAAACCGTGCGCGGCCAGTCTTCACTACGCTGCCCGGTATGGCGTTGGAATGGGAACAGGTGATCGTCGACGCGAGCGACCCGGTCGCGCTGGGACGCTGGTGGGCCGCCGCCCTCGGCTGGGTGGTGATCAACGACGCGTCCGACGAGTACGAGATCAGACCGGCCCACGACCGGCTCCCGGGCCTGCTCTTCGTACCGGTCCCGGAGGCCAAGTCGGCCAAGAACCGGCTCCACCTGGACTTCCGCCCGGACGACCAGCGCGCCGAGGTGACCCGCCTGCTCGCCCTGGGCGCGC
Coding sequences within it:
- a CDS encoding universal stress protein, with product MTGPITAGVDGTDESLAALAWAAREAVRRDLELRVVHAWRFQPNAAPDVADRDAQERWVRDAAEQGVATVAERHPGLTVTTEVREGGPVGTLVAAAAEAELLVLGSRGHGAVVGFLLGSVGQQVIAEAACPVVLVRADDKPQSEVAGHEIVVGQHGEPEDSAPALRFAFETAAARGASVRAVRAWTLPPVFAYSPGSLKLLDDAGGLEPYEKNALAEAVKPWRERFPDVHVVEHVEMGSAGQVLLSVAWRAQLMVVGRRAHRTAVGARIGSVAHGVLHHADCPVAVVPHV
- a CDS encoding VOC family protein — protein: MALEWEQVIVDASDPVALGRWWAAALGWVVINDASDEYEIRPAHDRLPGLLFVPVPEAKSAKNRLHLDFRPDDQRAEVTRLLALGARHADVGQGEQSWVTLADPEGNEFCVLGPRPRP